From the Candidatus Margulisiibacteriota bacterium genome, one window contains:
- a CDS encoding sigma-70 family RNA polymerase sigma factor — protein MEDSIEIKEINPHTRAIELEKSKDSIPPDKMDEYLNLIRTIVASIFSGGNIPPGIEFDDLVGYGYEGLMKAWKNYKNDKGALFKTYATYRIRGEVLDYIRKEWKSRNPSYQRKVDKEKVQEKIQEIAKSVLEEINPRTEEERDGALQVALSNSAIVYLLSLENIENVANMLKKDDISNEIINRIERTNERIFLQESIEELKDEERQIVKMYYYEGKSQIEIAKVLNVSKSKVSRMHMKLLERLKHKLGGKLNKEWSV, from the coding sequence ACTCCATACCTCCGGATAAAATGGATGAATATTTGAATTTAATCCGCACTATTGTCGCTTCGATTTTTTCCGGTGGCAATATTCCTCCGGGTATAGAGTTTGACGATCTTGTTGGCTACGGCTATGAAGGCCTTATGAAAGCCTGGAAAAATTATAAAAACGATAAAGGTGCCTTGTTTAAAACTTATGCCACTTACAGGATAAGAGGAGAAGTACTGGATTATATTCGTAAGGAATGGAAATCCAGGAATCCGTCCTATCAGCGCAAAGTGGATAAAGAAAAAGTTCAGGAAAAAATTCAGGAAATAGCTAAAAGTGTACTGGAGGAAATTAACCCACGTACAGAGGAAGAACGGGACGGAGCTTTGCAGGTCGCCTTGTCTAATTCCGCAATTGTTTATTTGTTATCTCTGGAAAATATAGAAAATGTAGCCAACATGCTGAAAAAAGATGATATCAGCAATGAGATCATCAACCGTATCGAGAGGACCAATGAGCGTATTTTTCTACAGGAATCCATTGAGGAACTTAAAGATGAAGAACGGCAGATCGTAAAAATGTATTATTATGAGGGCAAAAGCCAGATTGAAATTGCCAAAGTTCTGAATGTTTCCAAAAGCAAAGTCAGCCGTATGCATATGAAGCTTCTGGAAAGATTGAAACACAAGCTTGGCGGTAAACTGAATAAAGAATGGAGCGTCTGA